In Triticum aestivum cultivar Chinese Spring chromosome 5B, IWGSC CS RefSeq v2.1, whole genome shotgun sequence, the following proteins share a genomic window:
- the LOC123117865 gene encoding putative disease resistance protein RGA1, which produces MSAAVEQVAGGFSSAVIQRLVDKTIDFLGINYNLSHATQELLTKLRTSLIMVKAITEVADNQLIINTSLTKWLRELHSAAYEAEDVLDRFDCHEIVAGKRKVSEIISSSVRALKSLIVPDESMKMLECVVQKLDHLCATSNTFVELMKQSNLNTMKEAGIPGETTSRVPVDVKVFGREEVLELILKIILGSSGSEPEPSSVRAKLGARNCPGGVDVIPIVGMSGVGKTTLAQVIYSDGNVKHHFKQRAWVYVSKHFSMKRTLQEVLRSFKGYDSSFDYPDSLEMIINNIQSVTQHDRRFLLVLDSVWDEMCAQWNVLLTAIARKVPGSVVLVTTQSKRVANTVATMRPVPLAPLPWESFWSAFQHYAFGTTNVVENNQTLLLIGEQIAKKLQGLPLAAKVMGNLLRSRLTVDKWRSILESDWWDLNEVLCEILPYMGISYQDLQPRQRQRFAFCSIFPENYLFDKDRLVNMWISHDLIEQSESDDTRLEDIGSKLFGELVERSFFQATFDKKWYTMHDLVRALAIGVSSYECFFHKETSHRAPPTVRHLSVQVSNQLHIHELNKYRNVRTILLFGHCDSNAICDVVDIMLANSRSIRVLDLSHLEVLTNMLPNIASLRKLRFLDLSFTRVSNLRNFPCNLQVLYLHGYSRGTIPHSINKLNNLRHLYVDATTLSLIPSIGQLSQLQELENFSAGKRNGFMVSELKNMQELSGKLCISNIHIIKSTHEAMVANMIEKKHLEALELKGGNVSKDVLEGLQPHSNLQELMIKGYGATSFPSWMLQAHIFTKLHSLHVGNCRLVAVLPPFRNFPSLKHLTLDNLPSVKHVDGTSFGFLGSLEELKVSSMTSWIDWSHAEDEHGPLLPQVKSLREVDVLGCPDILTELSDKSSRQDEQGVLHLTNLVTDVSLLNGNSFLPTVRILRIFYLETLQFTPEEEQWFEQLISVEKIEFVYCYFLQRLPCTLNRLTSLKVLDIRDTQLVSLEGVVPQNLQELVMDGLCTVKTNYFKPGGSDWSYCCHVPYIRINGKTVQNLSINNAASSSSSHQN; this is translated from the exons ATGTCTGCAGCTGTAGAGCAGGTGGCTGGTGGTTTCTCATCAGCAGTTATCCAACGTCTTGTTGACAAGACGATAGACTTCCTTGGGATCAACTACAATCTAAGCCATGCTACTCAAGAGCTTCTGACCAAACTCCGCACAAGCCTCATCATGGTGAAGGCCATAACCGAGGTGGCTGACAACCAGCTTATCATCAACACTAGTCTTACCAAGTGGTTGAGGGAACTCCACAGTGCCGCATATGAAGCAGAGGATGTGCTTGACAGGTTTGATTGTCATGAGATAGTTGCCGGAAAGCGCAAGGTGAGCGAGATCATTTCGTCATCAGTTAGGGCCTTGAAAAGTTTGATTGTGCCTGATGAGAGCATGAAAATGCTTGAATGTGTTGTGCAAAAGCTAGACCACCTTTGTGCAACGTCCAACACATTTGTCGAGCTAATGAAGCAGAGTAATTTAAACACCATGAAGGAGGCAGGAATTCCGGGAGAGACTACTTCTCGTGTTCCAGTTGATGTCAAGGTGTTTGGCCGCGAGGAAGTTCTAGAGTTGATACTGAAGATTATCTTGGGTTCATCTGGCTCTGAACCAGAACCCAGCAGCGTAAGAGCAAAACTTGGTGCAAGGAACTGCCCTGGTGGTGTTGATGTCATCCCAATTGTTGGTATGAGCGGGGTTGGGAAGACAACCCTTGCTCAAGTCATTTATAGTGATGGTAATGTAAAGCACCACTTTAAGCAGAGGGCATGGGTGTATGTTTCAAAACACTTCAGCATGAAAAGAACATTGCAAGAGGTGCTGCGCTCTTTTAAAGGATATGATTCATCTTTTGACTACCCAGATAGTTTGGAAATGATTATCAACAATATTCAAAGTGTCACCCAGCATGATAGGAGGTTCCTTCTTGTGCTGGATAGTGTTTGGGATGAGATGTGTGCCCAGTGGAATGTTTTGCTTACTGCCATAGCTCGTAAGGTGCCAGGAAGTGTAGTTCTTGTCACAACACAAAGCAAAAGGGTTGCAAACACAGTAGCAACAATGCGTCCAGTTCCACTAGCACCTTTGCCATGGGAGAGTTTTTGGTCAGCTTTCCAGCATTATGCATTTGGCACCACCAATGTTGTTGAGAACAATCAGACTCTTCTGTTAATTGGTGAACAAATAGCAAAAAAGCTACAAGGTCTTCCACTAGCAGCTAAAGTAATGGGAAATCTGTTGCGGTCTAGATTAACTGTAGACAAGTGGAGAAGCATCCTGGAGAGTGATTGGTGGGACCTGAATGAAGTTCTTTGTGAAATCCTTCCATACATGGGAATTAGTTATCAAGATCTACAACCCAGACAAAGGCAGAGGTTTGCTTTCTGTTCGATTTTTCCAGAAAATTACTTGTTTGACAAAGATAGATTGGTCAATATGTGGATTTCTCATGACTTGATCGAACAAAGCGAATCTGATGACACTAGATTAGAGGATATTGGAAGCAAATTGTTTGGTGAGCTTGTGGAAAGATCATTTTTCCAGGCTACATTTGACAAAAAGTGGTACACTATGCACGATCTAGTACGGGCTCTGGCGATTGGTGTTTCTTCATATGAATGTTTCTTCCACAAAGAGACCTCACACAGAGCACCACCAACTGTTCGCCACTTGTCTGTGCAAGTTAGTAATCAACTGCACATTCATGAACTCAACAAGTATAGAAATGTGCGGACAATCTTATTGTTTGGTCACTGTGACAGTAATGCAATTTGTGATGTTGTGGACATTATGTTGGCCAACTCAAGAAGCATTCGAGTTTTAGACCTATCTCATTTAGAGGTGCTGACGAATATGCTTCCCAACATTGCATCCTTGAGAAAATTGAGGTTCTTAGATCTTTCTTTCACAAGAGTCAGCAATTTGCGCAACTTTCCTTGTAATCTTCAGGTATTATACCTCCATGGATATTCTCGGGGCACTATTCCTCATAGCATCAATAAGCTTAACAACTTACGACACTTGTATGTTGATGCTACAACCCTCTCTCTGATTCCTAGTATTGGGCAATTGAGTCAACTTCAAGAATTGGAGAACTTCAGTGCTGGAAAGAGAAATGGGTTCATGGTAAGTGAGTTGAAGAACATGCAAGAGTTATCTGGGAAACTTTGCATCAGTAACATCCACATCATTAAGAGCACACACGAGGCAATGGTGGCCAATATGATTGAGAAGAAGCACCTTGAGGCCTTAGAGTTGAAGGGTGGAAATGTATCCAAAGATGTACTTGAAGGATTGCAGCCGCACTCAAATCTGCAAGAACTCATGATCAAAGGTTACGGGGCCACAAGTTTCCCAAGCTGGATGCTACAGGCTCACATCTTCACGAAACTTCATTCCCTTCATGTTGGAAACTGCCGACTTGTAGCTGTACTTCCGCCATTTCGAAATTTCCCTTCACTCAAGCATCTCACTCTAGATAACTTGCCATCAGTGAAGCATGTTGATGGAACGTCTTTTGGTTTTCTTGGAAGTTTGGAGGAGTTGAAAGTTTCTTCGATGACATCATGGATAGACTGGTCACATGCAGAAGATGAGCATGGCCCTCTCCTTCCACAAGTCAAAAG CCTCAGGGAAGTTGACGTTCTTGGTTGTCCCGACATTCTTACTGAATTGTCAGACAAATCAAGCAGACAAGATGAGCAGGGTGTACTTCACCTTACCAATCTAGTAACAGATGTCAGCTTGTTAAATGGGAATTCTTTTCTCCCAACAGTGCGAATTCTACGCATCTTTTATTTGGAGACCCTCCAATTTACCCCAGAGGAGGAGCAATGGTTTGAACAGTTAATCTCTGTCGAAAAAATCGAGTTTGTTTACTGTTATTTTCTTCAGCGACTCCCTTGTACGCTAAACAGACTTACCTCCTTAAAAGTACTCGATATCAGGGACACGCAACTAGTGTCACTGGAAGGAGTTGTGCCCCAGAACCTCCAAGAATTGGTTATGGATGGCCTTTGCACCGTGAAAACAAACTACTTCAAACCCGGGGGATCAGATTGGTCATACTGTTGTCATGTTCCATACATCCGGATTAATGGGAAGACAGTCCAAAATCTGTCAATTAATAATGCCGCTTCGTCGTCTTCAAGCCACCAAAATTGA